A window from Ruminiclostridium josui JCM 17888 encodes these proteins:
- a CDS encoding indolepyruvate oxidoreductase subunit beta, which translates to MKKLNLLIVGVGGQGTLLASRILGTVALKLNFDVKVSEVHGMSQRGGSVVTYVKYGEKVYSPLIEKGEADLIIAFEQLEALRWVEYLNKEGKMIVNEQEIDPMPVITGKVKYPEKILETLKASYRIYSLDALKIAKECGTIKAVNIVLLGVMAKLAGIDKNIFLEAINEVVPAKVLDVNIKAFEEGYNYHN; encoded by the coding sequence GTGAAAAAATTAAATCTTCTTATTGTTGGTGTTGGCGGACAGGGAACTCTTCTGGCCAGCAGAATACTGGGAACAGTTGCATTAAAACTGAATTTTGACGTTAAGGTCTCAGAGGTACACGGTATGTCTCAGAGAGGCGGCAGCGTTGTTACATATGTAAAGTATGGAGAAAAGGTATATTCACCTTTAATTGAAAAGGGTGAGGCAGATCTAATTATTGCCTTTGAACAGTTAGAAGCACTCAGGTGGGTGGAATATCTCAATAAGGAAGGCAAGATGATAGTAAATGAGCAGGAAATTGATCCAATGCCTGTAATCACAGGAAAGGTTAAGTATCCTGAAAAAATACTTGAAACATTAAAGGCATCATATAGAATTTATTCACTTGATGCACTTAAAATTGCCAAAGAATGTGGAACAATAAAAGCGGTGAATATTGTTCTGTTGGGAGTAATGGCAAAATTAGCAGGTATTGATAAAAACATATTTTTAGAAGCCATAAATGAAGTGGTTCCTGCAAAGGTACTAGATGTAAACATCAAAGCCTTTGAGGAAGGTTACAATTATCATAATTAA
- the iorA gene encoding indolepyruvate ferredoxin oxidoreductase subunit alpha, whose product MKKLMLGNEAVARGAYEAGCSVAAAYPGTPSTEITEYISKYDEIYSEWAPNEKVALEVAIGSSIGGARAICSMKHVGLNVAADPLFTVSYTGVNGGLVIMVADDPGMHSSQNEQDSRFYARSSKVPMLEPSDSQECKDFVKQAFTISETFDCPVIVRLSTRVSHSQSVVELSDKEDYKLKQYSKDASKYVMMPAMARKRHVEVEKRMTALRKFSNESGLNKIEMISNDIGVITSGISYQYVKEAIPDASVLKIGMVHPIPEKLIEEFASKVKTLYVVEELEPFFENQIKKMGIKVIGKEKLPITGEYSAQLLAEKLRDKKFDSNEASNNAVPVRPPVMCPGCPHRGMFYVLKKMGLTVSGDIGCYTLGALPPNEAMDICVCMGASIGIAHGLEKARGTEFRKKTVAVIGDSTFIHSGITGLIDIVYNKGNSTVIILDNSITGMTGHQQNPTTGFTIKGEPTKQVDLELLCKSVGVDRVTVVDPFDIKEFEKVVKAEIDADEPSVIISQRPCALLKYVKYEGSHRIVQDKCKKCRMCMKIGCPAIVEKGDHLEINPALCVGCKLCTKICGFGAIERAGE is encoded by the coding sequence ATGAAGAAACTCATGCTCGGCAATGAAGCCGTGGCAAGAGGAGCATATGAAGCAGGCTGCTCAGTAGCGGCGGCTTATCCTGGAACTCCTAGTACGGAAATTACTGAGTACATATCCAAATATGATGAAATATATTCAGAGTGGGCACCAAATGAAAAGGTGGCACTGGAGGTAGCTATAGGTTCATCCATCGGAGGAGCAAGAGCCATATGTTCCATGAAACATGTAGGACTTAATGTTGCAGCAGATCCTCTCTTTACAGTATCATATACAGGCGTAAACGGAGGTCTTGTTATAATGGTTGCTGATGACCCTGGAATGCACAGTTCACAGAACGAGCAGGACAGTAGATTCTATGCAAGGTCATCAAAGGTTCCGATGCTTGAACCTTCCGACTCTCAGGAATGTAAGGACTTCGTAAAACAAGCATTTACCATAAGCGAGACATTTGATTGTCCTGTAATCGTAAGACTTTCCACCAGAGTATCTCATTCTCAAAGTGTTGTTGAACTTAGCGATAAAGAAGATTACAAGTTAAAGCAATATTCTAAGGATGCAAGCAAATATGTAATGATGCCTGCTATGGCAAGAAAAAGGCATGTTGAAGTTGAAAAGAGAATGACTGCTTTGAGAAAATTCTCAAATGAAAGTGGATTAAACAAGATTGAAATGATAAGTAATGACATCGGTGTTATAACCAGCGGAATTTCATATCAGTATGTAAAAGAAGCGATACCAGATGCATCTGTATTAAAGATAGGAATGGTTCATCCGATTCCTGAAAAACTAATTGAAGAATTTGCGTCAAAAGTAAAAACACTTTATGTTGTAGAAGAATTGGAGCCATTCTTTGAGAATCAAATTAAGAAAATGGGCATAAAAGTAATTGGTAAAGAAAAGCTTCCTATAACCGGTGAGTATAGTGCGCAATTGCTTGCAGAGAAACTTCGTGATAAAAAGTTTGATTCTAATGAAGCTTCCAATAATGCCGTTCCTGTAAGACCACCAGTAATGTGTCCAGGATGTCCTCATAGAGGTATGTTCTATGTTCTCAAAAAAATGGGACTGACCGTAAGCGGAGACATAGGATGTTATACGTTAGGTGCATTGCCTCCTAACGAAGCAATGGATATATGCGTGTGTATGGGTGCAAGCATTGGTATTGCACATGGATTGGAAAAAGCACGTGGGACTGAATTCAGAAAAAAAACTGTAGCAGTTATCGGCGACTCAACATTTATACATTCAGGAATTACGGGCTTAATAGATATTGTATATAATAAAGGTAACTCCACTGTAATTATTCTTGATAATTCAATTACGGGAATGACTGGGCATCAACAGAATCCTACAACAGGATTTACAATTAAGGGTGAGCCTACAAAACAGGTAGATCTTGAACTTCTTTGTAAATCTGTGGGTGTTGACAGGGTTACGGTTGTAGATCCTTTTGATATAAAGGAATTTGAGAAGGTTGTAAAAGCTGAAATAGATGCAGATGAACCTTCTGTGATAATTTCTCAGCGTCCATGTGCACTTTTAAAGTATGTAAAATATGAAGGAAGTCACAGAATAGTACAGGATAAATGTAAAAAGTGCAGAATGTGCATGAAAATAGGATGCCCTGCCATAGTTGAAAAGGGTGATCACCTTGAAATAAATCCGGCACTTTGTGTAGGTTGCAAACTCTGCACAAAGATATGCGGATTTGGTGCTATCGAAAGGGCAGGTGAATAA
- a CDS encoding LCP family protein — translation MNTRKFTYIITIVVGLFLFGMGTVFLYYANSITGADGSNAVPAILEGLNATTNKEPMNFFLLVGDKSSGNTDSMLVANYNPEKKQISIVTIPRDTKVKLKNNILPKINAAYAAGGRNHEGARYAAEIVSNLTGININYYVHINISAIKKITDMLGGVYFDVPVDMKYDDPSQNLHINLKKGYQLLDGDKVEQLLRFRKPNGDRYTKELKEFYDGSDIKRTEMQMKFIKEFIKQKLKVQNIPKLNPVLNYAFQNVITNMTLSDALKMTSGLISISPDNFNSFRLDGEDKVINKGWYYVYNGNIINIETKESLPAADIVNEYFYSANGIAIPSGELYVPTESNDDEDEVKAPSTSKKTPAIKKQNPSNTDTDTKGTSKG, via the coding sequence ATGAACACTAGAAAATTTACTTATATAATTACTATAGTAGTAGGTTTATTTCTTTTTGGAATGGGAACAGTTTTTCTTTATTATGCAAACAGCATAACAGGAGCTGATGGCAGCAATGCTGTTCCCGCGATACTAGAAGGACTTAATGCCACTACCAATAAAGAGCCTATGAACTTCTTCCTCCTTGTTGGTGATAAGTCAAGTGGCAATACGGATTCAATGCTGGTAGCAAATTATAATCCAGAAAAAAAACAGATAAGTATCGTTACAATACCAAGAGATACTAAGGTTAAATTAAAAAACAATATACTTCCCAAAATAAATGCTGCCTATGCAGCAGGAGGACGCAATCACGAAGGTGCAAGATATGCAGCCGAGATAGTAAGTAACTTAACGGGAATCAATATTAACTATTATGTTCATATTAATATTTCCGCAATCAAAAAGATTACAGACATGCTTGGCGGAGTTTATTTTGACGTTCCTGTTGATATGAAGTATGATGACCCTTCTCAGAATCTTCATATTAATTTGAAAAAAGGTTATCAGTTGTTGGATGGTGACAAGGTTGAGCAATTACTTCGTTTCAGAAAACCAAACGGAGACCGATATACAAAAGAGTTAAAAGAGTTTTATGACGGCAGTGATATAAAGAGAACAGAAATGCAGATGAAGTTCATAAAAGAATTTATAAAACAGAAGCTAAAGGTACAAAATATTCCAAAGCTAAATCCCGTGCTTAATTATGCCTTTCAAAATGTTATAACCAATATGACTTTATCAGATGCACTAAAGATGACTTCTGGGCTCATAAGTATTTCTCCTGACAATTTTAATTCTTTCCGTCTTGACGGTGAAGACAAGGTTATAAATAAAGGATGGTACTACGTATACAACGGTAACATAATCAATATTGAGACAAAAGAATCTCTTCCGGCGGCTGATATAGTTAATGAATATTTTTATTCTGCCAACGGTATAGCAATTCCATCAGGCGAACTATATGTTCCTACTGAAAGTAACGATGACGAGGATGAAGTAAAAGCTCCTAGTACATCGAAAAAAACGCCTGCTATTAAGAAGCAAAATCCCTCAAATACTGATACCGACACCAAAGGAACGTCAAAGGGATAA